One region of Gymnogyps californianus isolate 813 chromosome 28, ASM1813914v2, whole genome shotgun sequence genomic DNA includes:
- the LOC127026737 gene encoding feather keratin 1-like produces MEAKKKVFFQVLLLRIQAPDIPRNAWSREDLLRVEEDQCPRAVTVRLGRCRSSIKAGPSPPSLIHSSRLHLLGNKVHLRPRDMSCYSQCLPCQPCGPTPLANSCNEPCVRQCQDSTVVIQPSPVVVTLPGPILSSFPQSTAVGSSTSAAVGSILSSEGVPISSGGFGLSSLGSRLCGRRCLPC; encoded by the exons ATGGAGGCGAAGAAGAAGGTCTTCTTCCAG GTTTTGCTGTTGAGAATTCAGGCTCCTGACATTCCTCGGAACGCCTGGAGCCGGGAAGACTTACTCAGAGTAGAGGAGGATCAG TGCCCGCGTGCAGTGACTGTGCGCCTGGGGCGGTGCAGGAGCAGTATAAAAGCGggcccttctcctccctctctcatcCACTCCTCTCGCCTCCATCTCCTTGGGAACAAG gtgcacCTGCGGCCCCGAGACATGTCCTGCTACAGCCAGTGCCTGCcatgccagccctgcggcccgaccccgctggccaacagctgcaatgagccctgtgtcaggcagtgccaggactcCACCGTCGTCATCCAGCCCTCCCCCGTGGTGGtcaccctgcccggccccatcctcagctccttcccgcagAGCACCGCCGTGGGAtcctccacctccgctgccgttggcagcatcctcagctctgagggagtgCCCATCTCCTCCGGGGGCTTTGGCCTCTCCAGCTTGGGCAGCCGCCTCTGCGGCAGGAGGTGTCTCCCCTGCTAA